A window of Cryptomeria japonica chromosome 3, Sugi_1.0, whole genome shotgun sequence contains these coding sequences:
- the LOC131074911 gene encoding YTH domain-containing protein ECT4 isoform X2, which produces MASDRAAPEEAQPEKQVGEMMQDLKINPGTASKDEVKSANGKQAPASDASPSEATSSVTSLGDSASTKGSEVEQEGYEVVGNDWDEHGGIVGVDGVEYPYAGIHAENGSLLYYVPSYGYTQPAYNPYNPYIPGAVYGVDGQFLAHQPYYPGHIYQQPFTPTAFFQPPVAYGSEVPPPFPWDSGLVVAANGNGVNGNSAAGVPRTNNSVASVPYSKVTTSARKSVAGLDPKGPMHSSEVLQPSSVPGGQPASHSTGPQSLRPLAKITQHGSTVSAGVVPKGFVQIGKVAGNQGKPILYPNHVADVKANGHEWIGGGDRLKLRGKVPSGNLDALNEQNRGPRINKTRNPWVSAVDTSDQESLGNDGYGPVAGRDQYNLAEFPTKYDNASFFVIKSYSEDDVHKSIKYSVWASTPNGNKRLDGAYQTAKERSGGKPGSCPVFLFFSVNASGQFCGVAEMTGPVDFNKSMPFWQQDKWNGYFPVKWHIIKDISNSQFRHIILENNDNKPVTNSRDTQEIRFLQGIEMLNIFKNFSSKTSILDDFMFYESRQKTMQEKKRMPYQQEPLQILGRYDAVQKKGSGEQLPRSEKGSGEQLNRSDGEVKPGVHAELKAVNGSQVPASTATKHTSPEPSVVTKDRTALANVVDMGKGEPEGTGDGRNKKEHMGKSEPEGTGEGRNKKE; this is translated from the exons ATGGCGTCTGATCGTGCGGCTCCGGAGGAAGCCCAGCCAGAGAAAC AGGTTGGAGAAATGATGCAGGATTTAAAAATCAATCCTGGGACGGCTTCAAAAGATGAAGTGAAATCAGCAAATGGAAAACAA GCACCTGCATCGGATGCGAGTCCATCTGAGGCAACATCCTCTGTGACCTCGTTGGGAGATTCAGCTAGTACCAAAGGCAGTGAAGTTGAACAAGAAG GCTATGAAGTTGTGGGCAATGATTGGGATGAACATGGTGGGATTGTTGGAGTGGATGGCGTGGAGTATCCTTATGCG GGAATTCATGCTGAAAATGGATCTTTGTTGTACTACGTGCCTAGCTATGGTTACACCCAGCCTGCATATAATCCCTATAATCCCTATATCCCGGGTGCTGTCTATGGCGTGGATGGGCAATTTCTAGCTCATCAGCCTTATTACCCTGGTCATATCTATCAACAACCTTTTACACCTACAGCCTTTTTTCAGCCTCCTGTAGCATATGGATCAGAAGTACCCCCACCATTTCCTTGGGATTCAGGTCTGGTAGTTGCAGCAAATGGAAATGGCGTGAATGGAAACTCTGCAGCGGGTGTCCCAAGAACAAATAACTCTGTTGCATCGGTGCCTTATTCAAAGGTGACTACATCAGCTAGGAAATCAGTTGCTGGTTTGGATCCTAAAGGGCCAATGCATTCATCTGAGGTACTGCAACCATCATCTGTTCCTGGAGGGCAACCTGCATCCCATTCCACAGGTCCTCAGAGTTTGAGACCCCTGGCCAAG ATTACACAGCACGGTTCAACTGTTTCAGCTGGAGTGGTACCAAAAGGTTTTGTCCAAATAGGCAAAGTCGCAGGTAACCAAGGAAAGCCTATCTTGTATCCCAACCATGTTGCAGATGTCAAGGCCAATGGTCATGAATGGATTGGTGGTGGTGACAGACTAAAACTTAGGGGGAAAGTTCCTAGTGGGAACTTGGATGCACTCAACGAACAGAACCGCGGTCCTCGTATCAATAAAACAAGAAATCCGTGGGTGTCTGCTGTAGACACAAGTGACCAAGAGTCACTTGGAAATGATGGTTATGGTCCAGTAGCTGGTAGGGATCAATACAACCTGGCAGAATTTCCCACGAAATATGACAACGCTTCATTCTTTGTAATAAAATCTTACAGCGAAGATGATGTCCATAAGAGCATAAAATACAGTGTATGGGCAAGCACCCCAAATGGGAACAAGAGACTAGATGGGGCATACCAAACTGCTAAAGAGAGGTCTGGAGGAAAGCCTGGAAGCTGTCCAGTGTTCTTGTTTTTTTCG GTTAATGCAAGTGGCCAGTTCTGTGGTGTGGCTGAGATGACTGGCCCTGTGGATTTTAACAAAAGCATGCCCTTTTGGCAACAAGACAAGTGGAATGGCTACTTCCCAGTTAAATGGCATATCATTAAAGATATTTCTAATTCTCAGTTCCGCCATATCATTCTGGAAAACAACGACAATAAGCCTGTGACCAACAGCAGGGACACACAAGAG ATAAGATTCTTGCAGGGTATTGAGATGCTAAATATTTTCAAGAATTTCTCCTCAAAGACATCTATACTAGATGATTTTATGTTTTATGAAAGTAGGCAAAAGACCAtgcaggagaagaagagaatgccGTATCAGCAGGAGCCGCTACAG ATATTAGGAAGATATGATGCTGTTCAGAAGAAAGGATCTGGTGAACAGCTGCCTAGATCCGAGAAAGGATCTGGGGAACAGCTGAATAGATCTGATGGAGAAGTAAAACCTGGTGTGCACGCCGAACTTAAGGCTGTAAATGGTAGTCAGGTTCCAGCATCAACTGCGACAAAGCACACTAGCCCGGAACCATCTGTTGTCACAAAAGACCGCACTGCTCTGGCCAATGTAGTGGATATGGGAAAAGGTGAACCTGAAGGAACAGGAGATGGAAGGAATAAAAAAGAACATATGGGAAAAAGTGAACCAGAAGGAACAGGAGAGGGTAGGAATAAAAAAGAATAG
- the LOC131074911 gene encoding YTH domain-containing protein ECT4 isoform X1 yields the protein MASDRAAPEEAQPEKQVGEMMQDLKINPGTASKDEVKSANGKQAPASDASPSEATSSVTSLGDSASTKGSEVEQEGMVEQGLYYPPSNNYYGVVYPGYEVVGNDWDEHGGIVGVDGVEYPYAGIHAENGSLLYYVPSYGYTQPAYNPYNPYIPGAVYGVDGQFLAHQPYYPGHIYQQPFTPTAFFQPPVAYGSEVPPPFPWDSGLVVAANGNGVNGNSAAGVPRTNNSVASVPYSKVTTSARKSVAGLDPKGPMHSSEVLQPSSVPGGQPASHSTGPQSLRPLAKITQHGSTVSAGVVPKGFVQIGKVAGNQGKPILYPNHVADVKANGHEWIGGGDRLKLRGKVPSGNLDALNEQNRGPRINKTRNPWVSAVDTSDQESLGNDGYGPVAGRDQYNLAEFPTKYDNASFFVIKSYSEDDVHKSIKYSVWASTPNGNKRLDGAYQTAKERSGGKPGSCPVFLFFSVNASGQFCGVAEMTGPVDFNKSMPFWQQDKWNGYFPVKWHIIKDISNSQFRHIILENNDNKPVTNSRDTQEIRFLQGIEMLNIFKNFSSKTSILDDFMFYESRQKTMQEKKRMPYQQEPLQILGRYDAVQKKGSGEQLPRSEKGSGEQLNRSDGEVKPGVHAELKAVNGSQVPASTATKHTSPEPSVVTKDRTALANVVDMGKGEPEGTGDGRNKKEHMGKSEPEGTGEGRNKKE from the exons ATGGCGTCTGATCGTGCGGCTCCGGAGGAAGCCCAGCCAGAGAAAC AGGTTGGAGAAATGATGCAGGATTTAAAAATCAATCCTGGGACGGCTTCAAAAGATGAAGTGAAATCAGCAAATGGAAAACAA GCACCTGCATCGGATGCGAGTCCATCTGAGGCAACATCCTCTGTGACCTCGTTGGGAGATTCAGCTAGTACCAAAGGCAGTGAAGTTGAACAAGAAGGTATGGTTGAACAGGGGCTATACTATCCACCTTCAAATAATTACTATGGTGTTGTTTATCCAG GCTATGAAGTTGTGGGCAATGATTGGGATGAACATGGTGGGATTGTTGGAGTGGATGGCGTGGAGTATCCTTATGCG GGAATTCATGCTGAAAATGGATCTTTGTTGTACTACGTGCCTAGCTATGGTTACACCCAGCCTGCATATAATCCCTATAATCCCTATATCCCGGGTGCTGTCTATGGCGTGGATGGGCAATTTCTAGCTCATCAGCCTTATTACCCTGGTCATATCTATCAACAACCTTTTACACCTACAGCCTTTTTTCAGCCTCCTGTAGCATATGGATCAGAAGTACCCCCACCATTTCCTTGGGATTCAGGTCTGGTAGTTGCAGCAAATGGAAATGGCGTGAATGGAAACTCTGCAGCGGGTGTCCCAAGAACAAATAACTCTGTTGCATCGGTGCCTTATTCAAAGGTGACTACATCAGCTAGGAAATCAGTTGCTGGTTTGGATCCTAAAGGGCCAATGCATTCATCTGAGGTACTGCAACCATCATCTGTTCCTGGAGGGCAACCTGCATCCCATTCCACAGGTCCTCAGAGTTTGAGACCCCTGGCCAAG ATTACACAGCACGGTTCAACTGTTTCAGCTGGAGTGGTACCAAAAGGTTTTGTCCAAATAGGCAAAGTCGCAGGTAACCAAGGAAAGCCTATCTTGTATCCCAACCATGTTGCAGATGTCAAGGCCAATGGTCATGAATGGATTGGTGGTGGTGACAGACTAAAACTTAGGGGGAAAGTTCCTAGTGGGAACTTGGATGCACTCAACGAACAGAACCGCGGTCCTCGTATCAATAAAACAAGAAATCCGTGGGTGTCTGCTGTAGACACAAGTGACCAAGAGTCACTTGGAAATGATGGTTATGGTCCAGTAGCTGGTAGGGATCAATACAACCTGGCAGAATTTCCCACGAAATATGACAACGCTTCATTCTTTGTAATAAAATCTTACAGCGAAGATGATGTCCATAAGAGCATAAAATACAGTGTATGGGCAAGCACCCCAAATGGGAACAAGAGACTAGATGGGGCATACCAAACTGCTAAAGAGAGGTCTGGAGGAAAGCCTGGAAGCTGTCCAGTGTTCTTGTTTTTTTCG GTTAATGCAAGTGGCCAGTTCTGTGGTGTGGCTGAGATGACTGGCCCTGTGGATTTTAACAAAAGCATGCCCTTTTGGCAACAAGACAAGTGGAATGGCTACTTCCCAGTTAAATGGCATATCATTAAAGATATTTCTAATTCTCAGTTCCGCCATATCATTCTGGAAAACAACGACAATAAGCCTGTGACCAACAGCAGGGACACACAAGAG ATAAGATTCTTGCAGGGTATTGAGATGCTAAATATTTTCAAGAATTTCTCCTCAAAGACATCTATACTAGATGATTTTATGTTTTATGAAAGTAGGCAAAAGACCAtgcaggagaagaagagaatgccGTATCAGCAGGAGCCGCTACAG ATATTAGGAAGATATGATGCTGTTCAGAAGAAAGGATCTGGTGAACAGCTGCCTAGATCCGAGAAAGGATCTGGGGAACAGCTGAATAGATCTGATGGAGAAGTAAAACCTGGTGTGCACGCCGAACTTAAGGCTGTAAATGGTAGTCAGGTTCCAGCATCAACTGCGACAAAGCACACTAGCCCGGAACCATCTGTTGTCACAAAAGACCGCACTGCTCTGGCCAATGTAGTGGATATGGGAAAAGGTGAACCTGAAGGAACAGGAGATGGAAGGAATAAAAAAGAACATATGGGAAAAAGTGAACCAGAAGGAACAGGAGAGGGTAGGAATAAAAAAGAATAG